The following DNA comes from Occultella kanbiaonis.
CACCGGTCGTGGAGGAGTTCTGGAAGGGCCTCGGCCTGCTGCTGATTTTCCTGCTCCGTCGGCGCCAGTTCAACGGGCCGGTGGACGGGATCGTGTACGCGTCCGTGATCGCGGCCGCGTTCGCGTTCGTGGAGAACATCCAGTACTTCGCTGTCTACGAGGAGACGGTCACCGGGACGTTCATCATCCGGGGACTGGTCTCGCCGTTCGGGCACCTCATCTACACCTCCTGCATGGGGCTCGCCCTCGGGCTCGCCTCCCGAAGCAGGAACCGGGCGGCCTGGTTGTGGATGATGCCGCTCGGGTACCTGGCCGCCGCGCTCCTGCACGGTCTCTGGAACGGCCTGGCGACCTTCCTCGGCGGCGGCATCGGCGCCCTGGTCATCCTGGTGGTGTTCGTGAACTGGCTGCCGTTGGCGGTCTGGGCGTTCATCGTGTTCTGGCTGCGCCGCAAGGAGATCGAGGTCCTGCGCTCACGGCTCTCGGACTACGTCCCGTCCGGGTGGATCGCGCCGCACGAGGTGGACATGCTCTCCTCGCTCCGGGCCCGCAAGCAGGCACGGGACTGGGCGTCCCGCGGTGGCCCGGCCGGCGCCAAGGCCATGAAGGAGTTCCAACGCGCGGCGGTCGCACTCGCGTACGCGCGCCAGGACCTGTACACCGGCCACACCGGGATCCGCGCCCGCCAGGACGAGCTCGTGCTCCTCGAGGACGTCGGGCGCTCGCGCGCCCAGTTCAGGGCCGCGGTCGGCGCGTGAGCGGGCCCGAACGTGTCCGGACGGCTCGAGATCGTTCGGCGATTGCGCTCACGGCTTAGCACTCACCTTGACCGAGTGCTAATCGACGCCTAGATTTTGACACGAAGGCTGCATCGCAAGGTGCAGCGTTCCCCATGCAGGCTCAGGTGGCGTCCGACCCCCGCGACGGCGGACTCGGCCAGGGGCTGCGGGAAACTCTGTCCTGTTCAACACACTCACGCGAAGGGGAGGTCCGCAGTGTCGGTCTCCATCAAGCCGCTCGAGGACCGGATCGTCGTCAAGACGCTCGAGGCCGAGCAGACCACCGCGTCCGGTCTTGTCATCCCGGACACCGCCAAGGAGAAGCCCCAGGAGGGCGAGGTCCTGGCCATCGGCCCGGGCCGCGTCGACGACAACGGCAACCGCGTCCCGCTGGACGTCGCCGTTGGCGACACGGTGATCTACAGCAAGTACGGCGGTACCGAGGTCAAGTACGCGGGCGAGGAGTTCCTCATCCTGTCCGCGCGCGACATCCTCGCAGTCGTCGAGAAGTGACTCGCGCCTGACGCACACGAAGGCTCGGCCCCGATCGGGGCCGAGCCTTCGTCGTTCGTCGGGGCGCTCTGGTGAGGCGCCGGCGCGTCAACTCGCGGCGGGCACGTGCTCGCTGGCCAGGATGGCGGCGCGGTCGTCCTCGGAGAGGCCGCC
Coding sequences within:
- a CDS encoding PrsW family intramembrane metalloprotease; the protein is MSNQQFPPRGQGYPQQHPQGQQPFGAAQGHQQPPPGQQQFQGHQQHFQGQQAYGQQGYGYGAAPAQPAVAAPAAQYAPMPQSQFMPVHPPAPVRRRRIAAEVVLLSLGTLALLVVVALFALSFGGGSTFQAFVLALIPLLIVGSAVLLVDRWEPEPRLLLIVAFVWGGGVAVFMSSLLNSVVGPALADALGTGLEPDAASAILGAPVVEEFWKGLGLLLIFLLRRRQFNGPVDGIVYASVIAAAFAFVENIQYFAVYEETVTGTFIIRGLVSPFGHLIYTSCMGLALGLASRSRNRAAWLWMMPLGYLAAALLHGLWNGLATFLGGGIGALVILVVFVNWLPLAVWAFIVFWLRRKEIEVLRSRLSDYVPSGWIAPHEVDMLSSLRARKQARDWASRGGPAGAKAMKEFQRAAVALAYARQDLYTGHTGIRARQDELVLLEDVGRSRAQFRAAVGA
- the groES gene encoding co-chaperone GroES, with product MSVSIKPLEDRIVVKTLEAEQTTASGLVIPDTAKEKPQEGEVLAIGPGRVDDNGNRVPLDVAVGDTVIYSKYGGTEVKYAGEEFLILSARDILAVVEK